The DNA window AGTCAAGGTTTCTCTCGCGGTCACGGAtcctattttatttaatttttatgaCGGCTTAAGGAATGTGATGTAACTAAGAGGGGCTACTGAGGAATTGTGTTGGTTCACCTGTATGAAATGTTCCAACTAGGATCaccttgttcttttgttgggtgattttcgaggcgtaagtcccgaagtatacatataaaatcaactcataaaaaaacacagtttttgaacctagatgctAATATAGGTCCGGTCTAAAGGGATCACCTTGTTCACAAGCTTCTCCAGATAGTTTTTTATACTCTACCAAATGAATGAAATTACATTCCTGGGATACTTGTTTCAATTCAAGGCCCGATGAGAGGATACGGTAAATGACCTGACATGAGAGCTATGGAGTAGACTGTTGGTCCCTCAACGATGAGATGGAATGCTATAGCTCCACATATTGTTTCATTGCCATGAACGGGAGGCATCTCTACACAGAGGGATGAAAGGCTTGGCGTTAGTTGTAGGGTAAATTTGCTGCGTAGGTGCATGTGACGGTGTTCTGTACTCTAATTTCCTGTTGCAAGCTTTATTTCTGAACGAATAGTAGTTGccttaataattcttataaatagtaGTCTAGAACAACCTGTGACTACAATCAAGTACTATGGTAGTGAAAGCATCATCTTCAGAGCTTACTCATCTCCGGCAATCTTTAACCCTCCTTCACATCCTTGACATCCTCATGAGAGTGAACTGGTCCTGAGCGGTAGATAAGATCATCGAGACCAATCTCTCTGTTAATCTCAGCCATTCTCTCGTTATCAGCTTGAGCAGTGCCCTCGGATCCAAAGATGATGTCCTAAATAGTTAGCACTGGTTTTCAAAAGAGTAGAAGTACATACCATTTCCTCAAGTGATAGACGCTTAGTCTCTGGAACAAAGAACCAAATGAATGCGGCGCCAATCATAGTCAAGAGTCCGAACAAGATGTAGGTTCCGTATGTGATACCCTCCAACATATCAGGTGTGACTTGGCCGACGATAAAATTGTTCCTATCTCAATTAGATATGCCAGTCGTCAATGGAGTTCGAAATACTTACATCCAGTTACTTGAAGCACCAAGTGCCACACCATAAGGTCGAGTGCTGAGAGGCCAAATCTCGGCGATGATAATCCAGGCACAAGGACCCCAAGAGTCTACAAGAGTCAGCGATGTACGATCAGAGTCATGGTCTCAACTTACATCCAAAGTGAACAACAAATAGCCAAACCATGCAGATAGCGCCCCAACCAGCAGCCTGGTGCGTATCGAATTGGTCGATGTTCTTGGCGAGGATAACAGCAATGATGAGATGACAAAGACCCATACCAATGGCACCGACAGCCAGGACAGGTTTACGACCAAGGCGATCGATCCACAAGACAGCTGGAATGGTAGCGAAGAACATGACGATACCGACGACTCCGGTTGCCAAAAGACTGGTAGTGTTGCTGCTTAGACCAAGCTGCCCAAAAATCTGCGGGGCGTAGTAAAGAATCTTGTCATGGTTAGCTTTGGTTGATACGGTGAGGGATATGGTAACACACAGCATTGATACCAGTCCATTGCTGGAAAAACATAGTAACCGTTGCCACAATAACACGCTTAAACATAGCCTTTGTCTTGAAAAGAGCAGCAATAGCGACGAATTGAAGCTTGATAGTGTTGCCAGCGGTTTGTTCCTGAAGATGAGGGAACTTCTCAGCTAAACTCCTCTTCTCAAAAAGAGACTGAGCCTTGATTTCGAGGAATTCTAGCTCGATGAGCTCATGGTCGGTGGGAAGGTCACGTAGGTTGGCCAAAACTTgacgagcttcttcttctctgttGTGGTGTGTAAGCCATCGAGGAGAGAAGGGCATCCACATAATTCCAACAAAGAGAACGATGGCGGGTCCAAGTTGTAGACAAATGGGAATTAACCAAGCTGCGTCGGATTGACCATCGCCGGTGCCACCGATGAAGTGGGTTCCGCTGTTGATGTTAGCATAGCTTGGGCACTGAAAGGAGAAACTTACTAGTCGATCCAGAAACTAACCATGATACCAAAGGTAATGGCAAGTTGTTGGAGAGCTACAAGAGCACCACGAACTTCACTATTGAATATTAGCCTGGGTCAATATTGTCAGTGATGAACTTACGGAGGAGCGCATTCCGAGTTGTAAAGAGGAACGATGGTGGACAGACTTCCAACACCCATACCGCTGGTAAAGGTTAGCTAGTGGACCAGATCTTCTGGAATGACTTACGTGATAAAGCGCCCGGCAAGAATAGCATTATGTCCAACTTCGATAGCAGTAACCTGAATAATAACACCAATGATGAAAACACTTGTGGCGATGAGGATACCGTATTTTCGGGAACACAGTTCGGCAATAGCACCAGACATCAAAGTACCAAGCCAAGCACCAAGTTCGAGGATAGATGTAAGCCAACCCTTTTTAGTCTGATTCTTGACATAATCGCCCATGTCTGCATATGTCAGCTGATGAAGTTTCCAGGAGAAGGATGACCATACGTCTCTCGAAAGAATTCATGACGAGAATACCCGAAAACATTCCTTGGTTGTAACCGTAGAGAATACCTCCGATACAGGCGAATGCAGCAATTCGAAAAACCTTCCAATTCTTCACCAGGGCTCTTGCACCACTGGCGCCCATGAGGGCCTGTCGTCGTTGAAGGGCAGCATCATAAGTGCCAACAGTAGTCGGTGCTCCACCCATCTTGGCGTCTTTGAAAGAGTCAATAAGAATATTGACAAACAAGTTCAGGTATCAAACCAAAGAAAACATCTTGGCAAGAAAAGAGCGGTGCATTTGTTATATATGTCAGCGAGCCAAGACATGAAACGTCGTATTGTCACATTGTATTACCACGCCGGGCGAATGAATCTCGGCTAAATCAAGACTCGTTAAATAACAGGCGAAACAAACTACGGACAATTTGGTAGTGAAACTTTGAAGGAGTCTTTCCCCCGCAGGTGGGTAAATATTGAATTCAGCCTGAAAGAGGTTTAAGTGGTTGGTAGTGACCTTTTCAGCAACTCAGGCTAAACGAGACATGGGTTGACTCGGCCGTAATATTTTACTGCAGGGTGGAATACGCGCTCCAGTTAAAATCCGGGGATGTAAGATTACCATACAAAAAGGGATAAATTCACGTCGATCCGCGGGGAAAGCTGGGGAAAAGAGTAGGAGGTCGGTTGAACATCCGATTATTTTAGAGTCAAGAGGCAATTTATATGTACAAATAGGCATATGCAACAATGACAGCTCGATAAAAGGTTGCAATGGGATCCCAAACAGTTTTACCCAGACACCCTCAAGGCGACTAGATAACAGCCGAGAGGATACGTCTGGGCAGGGAAGCCCAAGTCTTTGGCACCTCGGGAATCTCCTCATCCAACAAGACCATACCAGTCTGAAGGTCCATATCAATGGCCTTGACGTACAGCTTCCAATCCCGAGAGTACACCTTGTAACCAAGGTACAGAACAAGAATAATGGGTCCAGCCAAGAACGACATGAAGAAGGATTCGGCGTTGGGCGGCGAGCCATCAGCAGCCTGAGACATACAATTAGCACGATGTAACCCAAGCTTTGGGTCTGGACCATGTGACTTACATAAAGGGCCGAGTAGAAGGTAGCAATCAGAGCAAGGACATTCAGGAAAACGCCGAGATAACTACCCCAGACGCCGAAAGGAGTTTTGTACGGGATCAGGTTCATGTTTACTCCTTGAGCCTTCATTCCGGATCTCATTCGGGCGTGTGCGAGACAGATAGTTCCCCAAACGAAGAGGAATGCAAGACCTGACAAGGCAAGAAGCCAATCGAAAATAGTACCACCCTTGGGGGACTCtccgatgtaggccaacagGCCAAAGCCAAGCTGAATGATGACACAGTAGATAGGTCGTCCCTTGCCATCAATATAGTTGAGGAACTTGGGAGCATGACCTCTCATAGCCATCGCCTGTAGGGTACGTGTTGAGCCAAAGGTACACGTGTTTGCGACAGACAAAACTGAGATTGTAATGACAGCGTTGAAGATGGATGGCAGAACCTTGATTCCGGCGTCTTGAATGGCAAGAACGAAAGGTGACGCCTTTGTGTTGGCACCAGAAGCACCCTGAAGTCTGTCATCGTCCGAACGAAGGATGGTTCCCACGATGAAGAGGTTGATGACGTAAAAGAGAGCAATACGCCAAAAGACTTGCTTGGACGCTGTAGGAACCGACTTGCGAGGGTCAGCTGTTTCGGCGGCAGCGAGACCGACCATTTCAGTACCACCGAAAGCAAAGGCTAGAGATGTTAGTAGAGGCGACAGATGGAGATGGGGGGATACTGACCAGCTACGACAAAGACAGCACAGAAACCCTTGAAATCAGTGAAAGCACCGGGGTCGTGCCAGTACTTGGTACCGAGGTAACCTTGATCACCGACACCACCgcagttgatgatgatgccgaggatgatgaagccCAAACAAGCAGCGATTTTGATGGCTGACAAAACAAACTCGACTGGACAAGTCAGTATTGGGATACAAAAGGTTGGTGGGTGTCTTACCCTCTCCATAACCACGTACACCAAAGATTTGGACAATGGTGAGAGCGACGAGGAAAACAGTAACCCAAACAGCCTAGCGGTTGTTAGTTTATTCCCGGAGAATATTTAGGGCTGAATATGCCAAGATGCGCCAAGAGATGCCAAGACAGATCTTGAACGACGACTTGGTTCATATCTAAATGAATACTCACCATGTGAATATCGGAGCGCCAAAACTCAATAGTCTTGGACGCAGCGATCAACTCAAAAGGAAGAACTGTAAGCCACGACAAGGCGTATTCCCAACCACATGCGAAACCCCATGAGGGATCGACAAAGCGAACGATGTAGGTATAAAAAGCACCGTTGACGGGGTATAGAACAGCCATTTCAGCGAGGGCGAGGTTGGTGCACAGAAGCATGATTCCGATGATGAGGTCTGTCCATGTTAGTGGTGAAGCGATCGATCGATGGGAATGTCTTACATCCTGTAACCTGTTAGCATAATGACTTGATGTCGTGATGGACACAATAATTACCAATGACAAGTGCTGCTGGACCTCCCTTGTGAAGAGCACTTCCAGACCCGACGAAAAGACCAGCTCCAATAGCTCCTCCGATAGCAATCATCTGCATGTGTCTGTTCTGCAGATGACGCTTCAGCTGGCCCTCACCATTAGTCGAGCCGAGCTCTTCATCGTGGGGGGACGCGACAGTGGTTTCGTCCTTGACTTCATCTTTGTGTTGTGGTGGTGAAGACATGATGGCTATAGTCTTCTGTATAAAATGCCAACAGTAGATAGAAAAAACGCTCGGGAATACAACTCTGAGGATGCTTGCTGGCCTTCCCAGGCTTTATGTGCCAAGCCCAGCTCTGCGCTAGAGACAAAACAATCAAGCTTAAGATAAGCTTTGCTGACGCTAATGCACGGGGGACCTTCTCGATATTATCTTGTCGTCCGAGGTAGGGTGGTCTAGAACCCTTGTGCGATTACAGAACGGTACCCATGTTTATGGCGCATATACACACGTTACAGCTGTTTGAAGGCGACAGGACAAAAAGCCAAGAGGGAAGATCGGCTTGGCTTCTTGGCGTATCAAGATCATTTCTCGGCGTGCAGAAAATAGGACTCATGTTACGTTTGGCCATGGTTGTAAAAGTATTGGTTGATGGAAAGTTATGGCTCGTGTTGGAAGGGGATGCTTATTTTACCATCTGACCACCCATAGAAAAATTATGGTAATGGACCTTCTTATCAAGGACATTTGTCGCGCGGCCTTTTGTTCCTACCAACGCCACAGTTGAGTGAGTGGTACAGATAGGAAGGCGTTTCGGGGGCTGTTTAATTGGCGAAACCAGAAATGGCCGAATGTCAACTACAGGGGGGTTCCTGTCAGCTCCTGATTTACCCCAGACTACCCAACGAGGTAATGGCTTTGTAAGAGAGTAATTAACCTTGAATAGCTAGATCAGTTTCTAAAGGATCATCTACGTATCTTGCTGATGGAACGACTGTGGAGTTCTAGAACAGTTCTTTGAGACTGTTGCCTCTGATAGATGGCGAATGATATCTTGTCTGCATATCGTTGGTGCTTTGAATGTTACCATTGTGGGAATATGACCTACCTGATTAGGAAGGTAAATGGTTGCTCGCAGATAAGCTGGTGCCGGGTTTCCGGGGCTAATGGATAAAGTACACGATAAGATATTAGAGTACAGGGGATTGGAATGGTTGATTACGATTGAGAGTATCAGCCTtgatttctatattaattatttgtAACTCATATGGCAGTCATATTATAGATATGCACGCAATCATTTGTTATCGTTGTCTGCGATCACATCAAGCTAGACCAGTCACAAAACGCTACGAGAGAGAACGTTGTATTAAATCCTCCATTAGCCACTTCAAAGTCAGGTACATTCTCTAATCTACCATTAGACAAATCTAGCCGCAAATTCTTCGTTAATCTTTGCATAGTCGTCTGGACCATAAGGCTCAGACATCTCCTTGAACCACCCCTTCTTCCGATGCACTACCAACCCCAAATCCGCCATCATCATATCCATAAACGGCACCGCCTCAAAGATGAAATCGGGCGATTTTGATCCCGTGTCCTTTGGATATCGCCACTTGCCGAATCGATTATGCAAGATTGTCTGCCAGTGAACCTCACTTAGGGACATGGCCTTGCCACTCCCATCCTTCTCTGAAGTGACAGCTGAGCTAGGGTCTCGCGCCAGCGTTCCATCGAAAAACGCACTGATCCATAAACCTTGAATATGCGCACAAGTCCCGTTACTGAAATTCGTCGAGTATCCCGTAAACGCAAGGTCTTTCGTACGCAGAAACTCAGCGGTGCCGGGTACCATAAAGTGGTAGAGCATCAGAGGTGTGCGCGGGGAAAGATCAGAAGTATTCATACTGAAAGCTTTAGTCTCGGTGAGTCGCTTGTAATTTGGGTTAAACTTCATGGGCTTCTTGAGAATTGGGAACCGCTCCTGGATCTCTTTATCGGCCTGGTCAAGAAGTGCAGTCTGAGCAGCAAGATCTTCGTCAGGCAGACAACCGTTATCACCACCATCTAGGACATGTGGAAGGCCAATTTTTCGATCTATTCCTTCAGGCAGGAACTTGAGAGGTGAGAATGACTTCCAACCAGTAACGGCGACAAAAGCATCAGACTCAAGAATTGTCCCGTCTTTGTCATCAAGGTGGACTTTACCCTCGCTAATATGCGAAAGGTCCTTTTCGTGTATCTGCACAGTCCCGTTGCGTATGGGCTCGTAAAAGTCTGTTGCATAATTAAAGATGCCAAAGGCTGTGCCGGTATGCATCGCTGACGAAGTTGGTTTAAGCTTTTTCAGCTCGGAATGCGTGTCGAAGTGCATAATGTTGATCACATCTTGAGCCAGAATATTCCAGAAGGTATTGGTAATTAATCTGCCAATAGCAGTACGATGCCAGAAGGATTTGATACCGTGGTAGCCGCTGTCCTGGCCCCAGATGCATGGGGCAAACCAGTGAAGCCAACGGATGTCTTTGACACAAGTCAGATATTGTGGACATCGAGACAGGAGGACCGAGGAAAGGGACCCTGTTGACTTACTAACGAGCTTCTCAATCCACACTTTGAAAGGCGTCACGAACGAGGGTGACATCCAAACAGGACCGTGGCCTGTTGCTAAAAGGCATTATGGTCAGTCAAACTTCATCAAGTATTACAAATACGCACGCCGTATGATCCAATCAACCTTGACACCGTGACTCGCATACGCATAAACGGCGTCCCAGCCAGACTTGGTTCCTCCAAAGACAGTGACACGCTTGGCAGTGCTGATGGTGTCTCTATATTGTTGAAAGTCTTTGCTGTGAAAGAGTGGCCGGCCATAATCCTCCTGGCCAATGATATGAGGCATAAACGGTTCAGAAAGCATGCCCGTCGCAATGATCAACCTCTTGGCCAAAACTCGAGTGGGCATCTTTTGATCGTCCTTGGTACTTTGAGTCTCAAGAATCCATCCCCCTTCAGATTTATGCTCAGCTGAAACAACCTTTGTGCTCAATCTCAGGTGCTTGTCAATGCCGAACTCGCGACTGTAGGTTTCTAGATACTCATGCATGACCTCGCCAGGAATGTAGTTTCCTGGCTCGACGCCAAAGCGCTTAGTAGTCATGGGAAAGTCTGGATACTCATAAGTTCCCAGTAAATTGTTAGATCTCAGGCATGGGTAGACGCGCTCATTTGACCAGACACCGCCTACAGAGGCGTTGACGTCGAAAACAGCCAGAGAATCATGTGGATGTGTGACATGATATTGCTTCGCGACACCCAGGCCGTAGTAGCCTTGGTTACGACTCAGTaaacaaagaagaaaatCCGGTTCATGGATAGTTACTAACCGGCTCCGACTACAACAAGATCAAACTCTTCCATCGTACCAAGGTTCATGCGGGCGGATACTTGAAGCGCTCAATAGCGTGTAAGAACAAGATGCAGAGAATAAATCCGGACACAAAAGTCAGTGAGTAGATCGATGTAAAGAAAGACGTTGGCAAAAAAAGAGCGAGAATTAAGGTGACCTTTCTTTCAATACCTTTTTTGGGAAGCATCTGCTTACTATTCACAGACGTGGTGAGATTTTAGAATCTGACTGTCAGCATTCGCCAAGACAAACTTGTGCTCATTCAGACGACCCCCTGCACCTTATAATGCTCAGAAATAAAGGTGAATCCATAGAGTGCCTTCTTTTTGTTCCAAGTTGAGctattgttgttgatgatggatAACTAACTAATCAGGTGGTAGGTACGCTAAGTAAGGGAGTAGGCCAGAGAGAGGCCCATTGTTGGGATATCTTGATTCAATCGCAGCCTCCTCACACAGCCCTTGAGCTTGTTCAACCGTCTAGTCCCCTGTGAGGAGATTCCATGCCATTGAATTGGATATTTGTGGGTTTCGCGGTCTCCGATGTCTTCCAGCACTGGCTTAATAAGAGGATACCCGGGATCAAATGTATCAAACGATCCGATGTGGGTAGCTTCATAAAGGATACCAAGCTTGGAGCAAACAAGTCGCAAGCTGACGAGGTCTGATTTGGGGAGAAATGAGCATATATATACCACACTtcattgagaagaagaaggccactAGGAATATTTGTTCCTTTTCCCAAATTTGACGACATGTCTGTTTATGATGTAGAGTTCAGATTCACAGTTCTGTCCCAAATTCCGTGGCGCGATTTTACATAGTAACAATAAGGAAGCCTCGTCAGGCAGGACAATCAGAAGATGTCAGCAAATGCAGAGCCTTGATTGTTGGATCGCTCAGGAACGTGCAAGGCTGCTCGGTTGAACAAAACAACCAATTGCGTCCTTCGTGAAATCGTCTTCAGTATATTCCATTTTCGAATGAACAGCTGCTGACAAGAGAAGACAATATGATCATAACACTGGCTTACCGCCATTTGAAGCTTCTCATTTTCCTCCATCTCATTCATGTGCAATGCATCCACTCACGATGCGACTTAGAAAGTCAGTTATATCCTAGTTGTATATGACCAACTATTACACAGTAAGATTTTAGTGAACTCTAAGATCTGTGCCTCTGGTCTGGAAGACATCTAAACGGTCTCTGAGGTATGATTGCATCGGCAATTCATGCACCTTGAATATCCGGCGGGGTTGGAAAACATGGGGTCATGCAGGGACTACAATTGTGCAACAAGGGTCTACAGGTACAAAATGGCTTACAAAAGGCGAGCTTCGCTGTTCTCTCTGTTTAATACTCAGTTGAAATATATTGCTAAGGCCTTCTGTATCCATCATGCAACTCTGCACTTGGATCATATCAGGTTTGGTGacagctgctgctgctaccGAGACCTATGACTATGTACGCTTCtcgtcagggtatctcctttACGACTGCTAATATCGATGTAGATCATTGTTGGAGGTGGTA is part of the Fusarium poae strain DAOMC 252244 chromosome 4, whole genome shotgun sequence genome and encodes:
- a CDS encoding hypothetical protein (TransMembrane:12 (i36-62o82-102i109-129o135-157i169-188o208-230i315-337o352-374i381-402o414-440i452-469o481-502i)) — protein: MGGAPTTVGTYDAALQRRQALMGASGARALVKNWKVFRIAAFACIGGILYGYNQGMFSGILVMNSFERHMGDYVKNQTKKGWLTSILELGAWLGTLMSGAIAELCSRKYGILIATSVFIIGVIIQVTAIEVGHNAILAGRFITGMGVGSLSTIVPLYNSECAPPEVRGALVALQQLAITFGIMVSFWIDYGTHFIGGTGDGQSDAAWLIPICLQLGPAIVLFVGIMWMPFSPRWLTHHNREEEARQVLANLRDLPTDHELIELEFLEIKAQSLFEKRSLAEKFPHLQEQTAGNTIKLQFVAIAALFKTKAMFKRVIVATVTMFFQQWTGINAILYYAPQIFGQLGLSSNTTSLLATGVVGIVMFFATIPAVLWIDRLGRKPVLAVGAIGMGLCHLIIAVILAKNIDQFDTHQAAGWGAICMVWLFVVHFGYSWGPCAWIIIAEIWPLSTRPYGVALGASSNWMNNFIVGQVTPDMLEGITYGTYILFGLLTMIGAAFIWFFVPETKRLSLEEMDIIFGSEGTAQADNERMAEINREIGLDDLIYRSGPVHSHEDVKDVKEG
- a CDS encoding hypothetical protein (TransMembrane:10 (i45-64o70-89i148-169o181-203i224-243o263-282i362-379o391-413i434-458o470-488i)); the protein is MSSPPQHKDEVKDETTVASPHDEELGSTNGEGQLKRHLQNRHMQMIAIGGAIGAGLFVGSGSALHKGGPAALVIDLIIGIMLLCTNLALAEMAVLYPVNGAFYTYIVRFVDPSWGFACGWEYALSWLTVLPFELIAASKTIEFWRSDIHMAVWVTVFLVALTIVQIFGVRGYGEVEFVLSAIKIAACLGFIILGIIINCGGVGDQGYLGTKYWHDPGAFTDFKGFCAVFVVAAFAFGGTEMVGLAAAETADPRKSVPTASKQVFWRIALFYVINLFIVGTILRSDDDRLQGASGANTKASPFVLAIQDAGIKVLPSIFNAVITISVLSVANTCTFGSTRTLQAMAMRGHAPKFLNYIDGKGRPIYCVIIQLGFGLLAYIGESPKGGTIFDWLLALSGLAFLFVWGTICLAHARMRSGMKAQGVNMNLIPYKTPFGVWGSYLGVFLNVLALIATFYSALYAADGSPPNAESFFMSFLAGPIILVLYLGYKVYSRDWKLYVKAIDMDLQTGMVLLDEEIPEVPKTWASLPRRILSAVI